The following are from one region of the Salmo salar chromosome ssa27, Ssal_v3.1, whole genome shotgun sequence genome:
- the polr1h gene encoding DNA-directed RNA polymerase I subunit RPA12 → MSCFSGDPNFCPECGNVLPLPGLQDTVSCPRCAFSLPVTEFSGQEIRSSVVFNPLEGSSVAVEEEDSELKGAVIDRRCSRCNKEGMVYHTRQMRSADEGQTVFFTCMHCRYQEKEDS, encoded by the exons ATGTCGTGTTTCAGTGGAGATCCCAACTTCTGTCCTGAGTGTGGGAACGTACTGCCTCTACCTGGGCTGCAGGACACAGTCTCCTGTCCCCGCTGTGCATTCAGTTTACCTGTCACCG AATTTTCAGGTCAAGAGATCAGGTCTTCTGTTGTCTTTAATCCTCTCGAAGGGTCCTCTGTtgctgtggaggaggaggactcaGAACTCAAGGGGGCTGTG ATTGACAGACGTTGCTCTCGCTGCAATAAAGAAGGGATGGTTTATCACACCAGACAAATGAGATCTGCAGATGAAGGACAGACTGTCTTCTTCACCTGTATGCACTGCAG ATATCAGGAGAAAGAGGACTCCTGA
- the gtf2h4 gene encoding general transcription factor IIH subunit 4: protein MASVIVRSETQGYSVEGMSEPLLTFLQHLREFGLVFQRKRKSRRYYPTRLVITLSAGVSANSSSTAMGAAPGTGDSGFIVVEINYHLYPYTIMNQLSPLYFYKCEPTMTFIRIQV from the exons ATGGCGTCAGTGATCGTCAGGTCAGAAA CACAGGGCTACTCAGTGGAGGGGATGAGTGAACCTCTGCTCACCTTCCTACAGCACCTGAGAGAGTTTGGCCTCGTCTTCCAGAGGAAG AGGAAGTCTAGAAGGTACTACCCCACCAGGCTGGTCATCACCCTGTCTGCTGGCGTCTCCGCCAACTCTTCCTCCACCGCTATGGGCGCAGCCCCAGGGACTGGAGATTCAGGTTTCATCGTAGTGGAAATTAACTATCACCTCTATCCCTATACAATTATGAACCAACTATCACCTCTATACTTTTACAAGTGTGAACCAACTATGACCTTTATCCGTATACAAGTATGA